A section of the Zygosaccharomyces rouxii strain CBS732 chromosome B complete sequence genome encodes:
- the RAD3 gene encoding TFIIH/NER complex ATP-dependent 5'-3' DNA helicase subunit RAD3 (highly similar to uniprot|P06839 Saccharomyces cerevisiae YER171W RAD3 5' to 3' DNA helicase involved in nucleotide excision repair and transcription subunit of RNA polymerase II transcription initiation factor TFIIH subunit of Nucleotide Excision Repair Factor 3 (NEF3) homolog of human XPD protein) — MKFFIDDLPVLFPYPKIYPEQYHYMCDLKRTLDSGGNSILEMPSGTGKTVSLLSLTIAYQMHYPEHRKIIYCSRTMSEIEKALVELENLMDYRTKELGYREDFRGLGLTSRKNLCLHPQVSKERNGTLVDEKCRRMTNGQAKHKQEADPDAKVELCDYHENLYNYQVEDYLPKGVFSFEKLIRYCEERTLCPYFIVRRMISLCNIIIYSYHYLLDPKIAERVSNEVSKDGIVIFDEAHNIDNVCIESLSLDLTNDVLKRATKGAYALENRIDEVRQVDARRLQDEYDKLVQDLHAADILDQEEEPAVETPVLSQDLITEAMPGNIRRAEHFVSFLKRLIEYLKTRMKVLHVISETPKSFLQHLKQLTFIDRKPLRFCAERLSLLVRTLEVTEIEDFTALKDIATFATLISTYESGFLLIIEPYEIENAAVPNPIMRFTCLDASIAIKPVFERFSSVIITSGTISPLDMYPRMLNFDTVLQKSYAMTLAKKSFLPMIVTKGSDQVAISSRFEIRNDPSIVRNYGSMLVEFAKITPDGMVVFFPSYLYMESIISMWQTMGILDEVWKYKLILVETPDAQETSLALETYRKACSNGRGAIILSVARGKVSEGIDFDHHYGRTVLMIGIPFQYTESRILKARLEFLRENYQIRENDFLSFDAMRHAAQCLGRVLRGKDDYGVMILADRRFSRKRNQLPKWISQGLSDADLNLSTDMAIANAKQFLRTMAQSTDPKDQEGVSVWRHEELIKYQQEKQGAPNNGTDLMHMEVDVEG, encoded by the coding sequence ATGAAGTTCTTTATCGATGATTTGCCGGTTCTGTTTCCCTACCCCAAAATCTATCCAGAACAGTATCACTATATGTGTGATCTTAAGAGAACTTTGGATAGTGGAGGTAATAGCATTTTAGAAATGCCTTCAGGTACTGGTAAGACTGTCTCCCTGTTGTCGTTGACGATAGCATACCAAATGCACTATCCAGAACATAGAAAGATTATCTATTGTTCACGTACCATGTCAGAGATTGAAAAGGCACTagtagaattggaaaatttaatgGATTATAGAACAAAGGAGTTAGGTTATCGTGAAGATTTCCGGGGGCTTGGATTAACATCTAGAAAGAATTTATGTCTGCATCCTCAAGTCAGTAAGGAAAGAAATGGTACTCTGGTGGATGAAAAATGTCGCCGTATGACTAACGGTCAAGCTAAGCATAAACAAGAAGCAGACCCTGATGCAAAAGTGGAACTTTGTGACTACCATGAAAATCTTTACAACTATCAGGTGGAAGATTATTTACCCAAGGGCGTTTTCTCATTTGAGAAGCTCATAAGGTATTGTGAAGAGAGAACTCTATGTCCCTATTTTATCGTTCGTAGAATGATCTCCCTCTGcaatattattatttattcGTACCATTATCTTTTAGATCCAAAGATTGCTGAAAGAGTCTCTAATGAGGTATCCAAAGATGGTATCGTCATCTTTGATGAAGCGCATAATATCGATAACGTTTGCATTGAATCATTATCGCTTGATTTAACTAATgatgttttgaaaagggCTACGAAGGGTGCATATGCATTGGAAAATAGAATTGACGAGGTTAGACAAGTAGATGCTCGAAGGTTACAGGATGAATACGATAAATTGGTTCAGGATTTACATGCCGCTGATATATTAGACCAAGAGGAGGAGCCTGCAGTGGAAACTCCGGTTTTATCTCAAGATTTAATTACTGAAGCTATGCCTGGTAACATTAGAAGAGCAGAACATTTCGTatcatttttgaaaagactGATAGAATACTTAAAGACAAGAATGAAGGTCTTGCACGTCATTTCAGAAACACCTAAATCATTTTTGCAACATTTAAAACAACTGACATTCATCGATCGAAAACCTCTAAGATTCTGTGCCGAGCGTCTATCGCTTTTGGTAAGAACCCTAGAAGTTACCGAAATCGAAGATTTCACCGCTTTGAAGGATATTGCTACTTTTGCAACACTGATATCTACTTATGAAAGTGGGTTCTTGTTGATCATTGAACCTTATGAGATTGAAAATGCTGCGGTACCTAATCCAATCATGAGATTTACCTGTCTCGATGCTTCCATAGCTATAAAACctgtttttgaaagattttcATCAGTAATTATCACATCTGGTACCATTTCACCATTAGACATGTATCCAAGgatgttaaattttgataCGGTGTTACAAAAGTCATATGCAATGACATTGGCaaagaaatcatttttGCCCATGATAGTAACAAAGGGGTCTGATCAGGTTGCCATCtcttcaagatttgaaattagaaacGATCCAAGTATTGTTCGTAATTATGGTTCTATGCTTGTGgaatttgcaaaaattaCTCCTGATGGTATGGTGGTATTCTTCCCCTCATATTTATATATGGAAAGCATTATCTCCATGTGGCAAACTATGGGTATATTGGATGAGGTCTGGAAATATAAACTAATTCTTGTAGAAACTCCTGATGCTCAAGAGACTTCGTTGGCTTTAGAGACTTATAGAAAAGCTTGCTCGAATGGTAGAGGTGCGATAATCCTATCTGTTGCTCGTGGTAAAGTTTCAGAAGGTATCGATTTTGATCATCACTACGGTAGAACTGTGCTGATGATTGGTATTCCATTCCAATACACGGAATCCCGTATTTTGAAAGCTAGGCTGGAGTTTTTAAGAGAAAACTATCAAATTAGGGAGAATGATTTTCTATCCTTTGACGCAATGCGTCATGCAGCCCAGTGTCTAGGTAGAGTCTTAAGAGGTAAAGACGATTACGGGGTTATGATTTTAGCAGATCGTAGgttttcaagaaaaagaaatcaattgcCAAAATGGATTTCACAAGGTTTGTCAGATGCTGACTTAAATCTTTCCACCGATATGGCAATCGCCAACGccaaacaatttttgagaacTATGGCTCAATCAACAGATCCAAAGGATCAAGAAGGTGTCTCTGTTTGGAGGCATGAGGAATTGATTAAGTACCAGCAAGAAAAACAGGGCGCCCCTAATAATGGTACAGATTTAATGCATATGGAAGTGGACGTTGAGGGTTAG
- the ADK2 gene encoding adenylate kinase ADK2 (similar to uniprot|P26364 Saccharomyces cerevisiae YER170W ADK2 Mitochondrial adenylate kinase catalyzes the reversible synthesis of GTP and AMP from GDP and ADP may serve as a back-up for synthesizing GTP or ADP depending on metabolic conditions 3' sequence of ADK2 varies with strain background), which produces MSLVKPLRLLLLGAPGSGKGTQTSRLLKKIPQLHSISSGDLLRQEVKNKSEIGSIASSYISQGKLLPDDLMAKLVVTNLKQSGWLSPDATWLLDGFPRTSIQAEILNNDLQNYKAELNLVVELDVPESVILERIENRFVHVPSGRVYNLQYNPPKVPGKDDVTGESLTKRSDDTAEVFGKRLQQYKSTLAPLKEYYANKGILETVSGETSDIIFPKLYDLVKRKFGAH; this is translated from the coding sequence ATGTCTTTGGTTAAGCCTCTAAGACTGTTACTGTTAGGAGCACCAGGCTCTGGTAAAGGTACTCAAACTTCAAGActactgaagaagatacCTCAATTGCATTCCATATCATCGGGCGATCTTCTACGCCAAGAGGTTAAGAATAAAAGTGAAATCGGATCGATTGCATCCAGTTACATCTCTCAAGGTAAACTGCTACCAGATGATTTGATGGCAAAACTAGTTGTTACAAACTTGAAGCAATCAGGATGGTTATCACCAGATGCAACCTGGTTGTTAGATGGATTCCCCAGAACCTCTATTCAAGCTGAAATCTTGAATAACGATTTACAGAATTACAAGGCTGAATTAAACTTGGTGGTGGAATTAGACGTTCCAGAGAGTGTTATCCTCGAGAGAATCGAAAACAGGTTCGTTCATGTGCCCAGTGGCAGAGTCTATAATTTACAGTACAACCCACCCAAGGTTCCGGGAAAAGATGATGTTACCGGTGAATCCCTAACAAAGAGATCTGATGATACTGCTGAAGTGTTTGGTAAACGCCTACAACAGTACAAATCGACTCTTGCACCATTGAAAGAATACTACGCAAATAAAGGTATTTTGGAAACTGTCTCTGGTGAAACCTCAGATATAATCTTCCCCAAACTTTACGATTTGGTTAAACGTAAGTTTGGAGCTCATTAG
- the BRR2 gene encoding ATP-dependent RNA helicase BRR2 (similar to uniprot|P32639 Saccharomyces cerevisiae YER172C BRR2 RNA-dependent ATPase RNA helicase involved in the facilitation and disruption of snRNA interactions required for disruption of U4/U6 base-pairing in native snRNPs to activate the spliceosome for catalysis) codes for MSKGDNAYEDEKRQKIRELYRHDEMSSKVLEADKRFLDQRGDPIRDAEESQPKSMKGRISVKDMGANADHNIPDEEKLEAHKEVDVPKRQNQSRKTTAQVKNNGVLDGHYGLKYYPSDESNMQIYEGILNWVTDLLGSDIPHDVIVETTDLLVFALKDKEQDQDGKVDVQRGRLQSDLGVTITVNKFQELLKLTSQISDYHSNKDSSNNSERAVPILMEDQEEEEEEEEEEEEREETEMNEDEDEEKTTTKSSGVRARHETLPEKNNEIMMIQGSSDKKFVDFTIQDVDEFFLRRMLLKEMEDVEATDVQALSNMVLAELSKDQDDKTLEAKLVQLLDFAYLSLVGFFVKKRDMILWGIRLAQSSELKRHDILREMSELGLNELVEQYEQRGKPELKRSHSYSSEEDMNANPKKPRTVADSKQSPRLIDLDAAKFDQSSRLMTVTKIQLPEGSYKKLTPHYEEIYIPAPKKIDAGIELVPISVFPSWAQNAFPSAETESLNAIQSKLYPVTFGRDDNVLLCAPTGAGKTNVAMMAILRTISNHINVETGRLTSKNFKVVYIAPLKALVQEQVSEFQRRLSYLGIKVVELTGDSNLNRQQLLEAQVLISTPEKWDVITRKADESSFVQSVRLMIIDEIHLLHDARGPVIEAIVSRALQAKTFQEPPRLLGLSATLPNYQDVSRFLRVPDNGLFYFDSTYRPCPLSQQFCGVTEKSSLKKLNAMNETCHEKTLEAVKQGHQVIIFVHSRKETARTALWLMEKFSENDNLGLIRKSDPASGKILETESENVQDGQLKKIIRAGIGIHHAGLTKTDRSLSEDLFADGLLQVLVSTATLAWGVNLPAHTVIVKGTDVYSPESGSWEPLSPQDLLQMLGRAGRPRYDTTGEGIIITNQTDVQFYLAVLNQQLPIESQLVSKIVDNLNAEVVAGNIQNRKHGVDWLTYTYLYVRMLMSPEIYKVPDPEKEESTLKYGEALIHSALAILHEENLVVYDAESGDVEATELGRISSYFYINHTSMQVYDTEITQHSTQIDLFRVISLSDEFKHISVRQEEKQELKALLEKCPIPIREDASDSLAKVNVLLQSYVSRLRFEGFALNADMVFITQNAGRLFRAVYELCLKKNWSNVTKMLLNLCKTVDRRMWIANSPLRQFKTCPSEVIRRTEASTLPWSTYLELQSPGEVGQAIRSEKHGKLVYDLFRRFPKLTAKCAIQPITPSLLRFELEILPDWVWDERLHSNVEPFLVLLEDNDGEQILYSDVLLVRKEYIGLEHFIDFSLILTPAHQKKLPPNFFVTLLSERWCQCESQISIGLEPLRLPRKFPAPTPLADMLLMPISDLENEEFTKAFDYENFNKFQSQVFQPLYTTNDNVLVGASKGSGKTVMAELAILNHWRQNKGRALYISPHQYQIDQLSKSWKERFSALAGGKSVNKLGSDLNYNLRIIAQSHLILATPEQFDLVSRRWRNRRNIQRIELAIYDDVQEISNGMAGAVYETIISRMTFISTQLEKETRFVALGSCFANGRDLGEWIGASRNNIFNFSPQEKLYPMEIHLHAFETTQSTILNIPMAKYAFDFAQEHQDDNILIFSPSRKSCIDSSLIFIQYAFENNLDLLRAEEEDLNSYLKAVTDGALKKSLTHGIGMIYAEMNAKDRAVVKKLYDYGALSILLVTKDCCHDCPPSNRVVILGTQYYEGKEHRYVDYSANQLLEMVNTTKGKTKDDTTQALVLTNQKMKDYYKKFLSEGLPIESFMFFHLYDALISEINTSVIQTKQDCVDWIAYTFFYRRIHGNPSFYGVKDVSAYGISAYLTELVENTLRGLQECDFIELRTNDSDTDEDIEEIISPLNACAISSQHNTSFFTMHTLLSSLSANSTLKDILQVLSRASEFEDLPLRPEDESTLLKLSNQMPIKISSNSEGGPISHKVLLLLQAYFSRMLLPIELQWDVQIILQKAVPLVNSAIDILSSDGCLNATTGMDISQMLIQGVWDTDNPLKQIPFFDGSILKKCEEKGVETVYDVMALEDDERDAIMTMDNRKLVKVANFINNFPNIELEYSLDNSKPLAVGESREVNVTLTRDEAPETLEVTSEKYPHEKLESWWLVIGEISTKQLYATKKVSLSKETQSYSLDFTINQQGEHELTLWCVCDSYLDADKEVSFQVNVA; via the coding sequence AGATGTCAAGTAAGGTTTTAGAGGCCGATAAGAGGTTTTTAGACCAGAGAGGTGATCCCATTCGAGATGCTGAAGAATCTCAACCGAAATCTATGAAAGGGAGAATATCTGTTAAGGACATGGGGGCAAATGCTGACCACAATATTCCCGATGAGGAGAAATTAGAAGCCCATAAAGAGGTTGATGTTCCAAAGCGTCAAAATCAGAGTCGTAAGACAACTGCTCAAGTAAAGAATAATGGTGTGTTAGATGGCCATTATGGCTTGAAATATTATCCTAGTGATGAATCAAACATGCAAATCTATGAAGGAATTCTTAATTGGGTGACTGATCTTTTGGGGAGTGATATACCGCATGATGTTATTGTAGAAACTACAGATTTACTGGTATTTGCATTGAAGGACAAGGAACAGGAtcaagatggtaaagttgATGTACAAAGAGGACGATTACAATCAGATTTAGGTGTAACAATTACTGTtaacaaatttcaagaactGTTAAAATTAACAAGCCAAATCTCAGATTACCATTCAAATAAAGATTCTTCTAATAATAGTGAAAGAGCTGTACCGATTTTAATGGAGgaccaagaagaagaagaagaagaagaagaagaagaagaagaaagagaggAAACAGAGATGaatgaagacgaagatgaagaaaagacaACTACAAAGAGTTCCGGTGTGAGGGCAAGACACGAGACACTACCAGagaaaaataatgaaattatGATGATCCAAGGTTCAAGCGACAAGAAATTTGTGGATTTTACCATTCaagatgttgatgaatttttcctgCGAAGAATGCTTCTTAAGGAAATGGAAGACGTAGAGGCTACAGATGTACAAGCATTAAGTAACATGGTATTGGCAGAATTATCAAAGGACCAAGATGATAAAACTTTAGAGGCAAAATTGGTGCAATTACTAGATTTTGCGTATTTGTCACTGGTCGGATTTTTCgtgaaaaaaagagataTGATACTTTGGGGGATAAGACTTGCTCAAAGTTCAGAGCTTAAGAGACATGATATTCTCCGAGAAATGTCAGAACTTGGATTGAATGAATTAGTAGAGCAATACGAACAGAGGGGCAAACCAGAATTAAAGAGAAGCCATTCTTATTCTTCAGAAGAAGACATGAATGCAAATCCAAAAAAACCAAGAACCGTCGCAGACTCCAAACAATCTCCTCGTCTGATAGATTTGGATGCGGCCAAATTCGATCAATCTAGCCGCCTAATGACTGTCACAAAAATCCAGCTTCCTGAAGGCTcttacaagaaattaacACCTCATTACGAAGAAATATATATTCCTGCACCTAAGAAGATCGATGCTGGCATTGAATTGGTGCCCATCTCAGTTTTCCCTAGTTGGGCCCAAAACGCATTTCCATCAGCAGAGACAGAATCTCTGAATGCTATTCAATCTAAACTTTACCCAGTGACATTTGGTAGAGATGATAATGTTTTGCTCTGTGCCCCTACTGGTGCAGGTAAAACCAACGTAGCTATGATGGCCATTTTAAGAACCATTTCAAATCACATCAATGTTGAAACCGGCAGACTTACttctaaaaatttcaaggtAGTCTACATTGCTCCTCTTAAAGCTTTGGTACAAGAACAGGTTTCTGAATTCCAGAGGAGATTGTCATATTTGGGTATTAAAGTGGTAGAATTGACGGGTGATTCAAATCTGAATAGACAACAACTATTAGAAGCACAGGTACTAATTTCAACTCCAGAAAAATGGGATGTGATTACTCGTAAAGCAGATGAATCCTCTTTTGTACAGTCCGTCCGCCTAATGATCATTGACGAAATCCATTTGTTGCATGATGCTCGAGGACCAGTGATAGAGGCAATAGTATCGAGGGCATTACAAGCAAAGACCTTCCAAGAACCACCAAGATTATTAGGGCTTTCTGCCACTTTACCTAATTACCAAGATGTCTCCAGATTCTTAAGAGTCCCAGATAATGGATTGTTCTATTTCGATTCCACTTATAGACCATGTCCATTAAGTCAACAATTCTGTGGAGTAACTGAGAAAAGttcattgaagaaactaaATGCCATGAACGAGACATGCCATGAGAAGACTCTAGAAGCTGTTAAACAGGGACATCAAGTAATCATATTTGTACACTCAAGGAAGGAGACGGCAAGAACGGCACTTTGGCTAATGGAGAAATTTtctgaaaatgataatctTGGGCTAATTAGAAAGTCTGATCCTGCATCTGGTAAAATTCTAGAGACCGAGTCAGAAAATGTCCAGGATGgccaattgaagaaaattataCGGGCaggaattggaattcaCCATGCAGGCCTAACAAAAACTGATAGATCTTTATCCGAAGACTTATTTGCTGACGGTTTATTGCAAGTTCTAGTATCTACCGCCACTTTGGCTTGGGGTGTCAATCTACCCGCTCATACTGTGATAGTAAAGGGTACGGATGTGTATTCTCCAGAAAGTGGATCTTGGGAACCACTTTCTCCTCAAGATCTGCTCCAAATGCTAGGTAGAGCTGGTAGACCCAGATATGATACGACTGGTGAGggtattattattacaaaTCAAACAGATGTCCAGTTTTATCTAGCGGTTTTGAACCAACAATTACCTATTGAATCTCAACTAGTTTCCAAAATAGTGGACAATTTGAACGCCGAGGTGGTTGCAGGAAATATTCAAAACAGAAAACATGGTGTGGATTGGCTGACTTATACTTATCTTTATGTGCGTATGTTGATGTCTCCTGAAATTTACAAAGTTCCTGACCCtgagaaggaagaaagtACCTTAAAATACGGCGAAGCATTAATACATTCTGCCTTGGCAATACTTCATGAGGAAAACCTTGTAGTGTACGATGCTGAAAGTGGTGATGTGGAGGCGACAGAACTGGGAAGAATCTCTTCTTATTTTTATATTAACCACACGTCGATGCAAGTCTATGACACAGAAATCACACAGCACTCTACCCAGATTGATTTATTCAGAGTAATATCACTCTCTGATGAATTCAAACACATATCTGTTAGGCAAGAGGAAaaacaagaattaaaggcattgttggaaaaatgtCCCATACCTATAAGAGAAGATGCTAGCGATTCCTTAGCAAAAGTGAACGTTTTACTGCAATCTTACGTTTCACGTCTGAGGTTTGAAGGATTCGCGTTAAATGCTGATATGGTATTTATAACCCAAAATGCGGGAAGGTTGTTTAGAGCAGTTTATGAATTATGCCttaagaaaaattggtcaaatGTTACAAAAATGCTTCTAAACCTTTGCAAAACAGTTGATAGACGTATGTGGATTGCCAATTCACCTTTAAGGCAATTCAAGACATGTCCTTCGGAAGTCATACGAAGAACGGAGGCATCCACTCTGCCTTGGAGTACTTACTTAGAATTACAATCACCAGGAGAAGTCGGACAGGCGATTAGATCAGAGAAGCATGGTAAATTAGTCTATGATTTGTTTCGCAGATTCCCCAAACTCACTGCAAAATGTGCCATTCAACCCATTACTCCAAGTTTATTAAGATTTGAACTAGAAATTTTGCCAGATTGGGTCTGGGATGAAAGATTGCATAGTAATGTTGAGCCCTTTTTAGTCCTGCTTGAGGATAATGACGGTGAGCAAATCTTATACAGCGATGTACTTCTGGTTAGAAAAGAATATATCGGCTTAGAACATTTCATTGATTTCTCTCTGATACTAACACCTGCACATCAGAAAAAATTACCGCCAAACTTCTTTGTCACATTGCTCTCTGAAAGATGGTGCCAGTGTGAAAGCCAGATTTCCATAGGACTTGAACCACTGCGTCTCCCCAGAAAGTTTCCTGCTCCAACTCCTCTAGCAGATATGTTATTGATGCCAATATCAGATTTGgagaatgaagaatttacaaaGGCCTTTGATTACGAGAATTTTAACAAGTTCCAAAGTCAAGTATTCCAACCCTTGTACACCACCAATGACAATGTTTTAGTAGGAGCATCTAAAGGGTCAGGAAAAACAGTCATGGCTGAATTAGCTATACTCAATCATTGGAGACAAAATAAGGGACGTGCATTGTACATTTCACCacatcaatatcaaataGATCAACTGTCAAAAAGTTGGAAGGAAAGATTTTCTGCTCTTGCGGGTGGAAAAAGTGTCAACAAATTGGGTTCAGATTTAAATTATAATCTGAGAATCATTGCTCAAAGTCATTTGATTCTAGCGACACCAGAGCAGTTTGATCTAGTATCTCGCCGCTGGAGGAACAGAAGGAACATTCAGAGGATAGAATTAGCAATTTACGATGATGTACAAGAAATCAGTAATGGTATGGCAGGTGCTGTCTACGAGACTATCATTTCAAGGATGACTTTCATATCAACACAGCTCGAAAAAGAAACCCGATTTGTTGCTTTGGGATCCTGCTTTGCCAATGGACGTGATTTGGGAGAATGGATTGGTGCATCGAGAAAtaatattttcaatttctctcCACAAGAAAAGCTCTATCCTATGGAGATTCATTTGCATGCCTTCGAGACTACTCAAAGTACTATCCTAAACATACCGATGGCAAAGTATGCCTTCGATTTTGCTCAAGAACATCAAGACGACAACatattaattttttcacctaGCAGAAAAAGCTGTATCGATTCTAGTCTGATTTTCATTCAGTATGCCTTCGAAAACAATTTGGATCTGCTCCgagcagaggaagaggaCTTAAATTCCTATCTAAAAGCAGTGACTGATGGTGCTTTGAAAAAGTCTTTGACCCATGGTATTGGTATGATATATGCAGAAATGAATGCTAAAGATAGAGCTGTTGTCAAAAAACTGTATGATTATGGTGCTCTTTCGATTCTGCTGGTGACCAAAGATTGCTGCCACGATTGTCCTCCATCTAATAGAGTGGTAATTTTAGGAACTCAATATTATGAGGGAAAGGAGCATCGATATGTTGACTATTCTGCAAATCAGTTATTAGAAATGGTTAATACTACTAAAGGGAAAACCAAGGATGATACAACCCAGGCATTAGTTCTCACAAAtcaaaaaatgaaagattACTATAAGAAATTTTTATCTGAAGGTCTCCCTATTGAAAGTTTCATGTTCTTCCATTTGTATGATGCATTAATCTCTGAAATAAATACATCTGTGATTCAAACTAAGCAGGATTGTGTGGATTGGATAGCTTACACATTTTTCTATCGTCGTATTCATGGAAATCCTAGCTTCTATGGCGTTAAAGATGTATCTGCATATGGTATTTCAGCGTATTTGACTGAGTTAGTAGAGAATACTTTACGAGGATTACAAGAATGCGATTTCATTGAACTCCGTACCAATGATAGCGACACAGACGAAGATATAGAGGAAATCATTTCTCCATTGAATGCATGCGCAATTAGCTCACAACATAATACTTCCTTTTTCACTATGCATACATTACTCAGTTCATTATCAGCCAATTCTACCTTAAAGGACATTTTGCAAGTGTTGTCGAGGGCTtctgaatttgaagatcttCCCTTGAGACCAGAAGATGAGTCAACGCTTCTAAAATTGAGCAACCAAATGCCAATCAAAATTTCCTCCAATAGTGAAGGAGGTCCTATTTCCCATAAAGTATTGCTGTTGTTACAGGCATATTTCTCGCGCATGCTACTCCCCATAGAACTTCAATGGGACGTTCAAATAATTTTGCAAAAAGCGGTTCCTCTGGTTAATTCTGCTATCGATATTTTGTCTAGTGACGGATGCTTGAATGCAACAACAGGAATGGATATTTCTCAGATGCTAATTCAAGGTGTCTGGGATACCGACAATCCATTGAAACAAATCCCATTTTTCGATGGATctattttgaagaaatgCGAAGAAAAGGGTGTAGAGACCGTCTACGATGTGATGGCCTTGGAGGACGACGAACGTGATGCCATCATGACGATGGATAATCGTAAGTTGGTCAAGGTTGCCAATTTTATTAATAATTTCCCCAATATTGAATTAGAATACAGCTTAGATAACAGCAAACCTCTGGCTGTAGGTGAATCTAGGGAAGTGAATGTAACTCTGACAAGAGATGAAGCACCGGAAACGCTTGAGGTAACCTCTGAGAAGTATCCCCATGAAAAACTAGAAAGTTGGTGGTTAGTAATAGGTGAAATCTCTACGAAACAACTATACGCTACGAAGAAAGTTTCCCTAAGCAAAGAAACCCAGAGCTATTCTTTGGATTTCACGATTAACCAACAGGGTGAACACGAACTGACTCTTTGGTGCGTCTGTGATTCATATCTCGACGCCGATAAGGAAGTATCATTTCAGGTCAACGTTGCTTAA